One segment of Arthrobacter sp. MMS18-M83 DNA contains the following:
- a CDS encoding aldo/keto reductase, with amino-acid sequence MEKRTLGTNGLEVSAVGLGCMSMTGGYSEKPDRQEMISLIRAAAERGVTFFDTAEIYGPYANEELVGEALAPYEALAPYKGQVVIATKFGWDIDPAERKPSGRVSSRPEVIKGVVDGSLRRLGVDAIDLYYQHRVDPDVPIEDVAGAVKELIEAGKVKHFGMSEASAATIRRAHAVQPLSAVQSEYSLWWRRPEEQVLAACEELGIGFVPYSPLGKGFLTGTITAATSFDAGNDIRSTIPRFAPEALEHNAAVVELLASIAQRKGATPGQIALAWLLAQKPWIVPIPGTRKLHRLEENIGAANVELSEKELGEIQDAASKIQVQGGRYNDAAEQMTNL; translated from the coding sequence ATGGAAAAGCGCACACTGGGCACCAACGGTCTGGAGGTCTCCGCCGTCGGGCTGGGCTGCATGAGCATGACCGGTGGATACAGCGAAAAGCCGGATCGGCAGGAAATGATCTCGCTGATCCGCGCCGCTGCGGAACGGGGCGTGACCTTCTTCGACACCGCCGAAATCTATGGTCCGTACGCCAACGAGGAACTGGTTGGCGAAGCTCTCGCCCCATATGAAGCTCTCGCCCCATATAAGGGACAGGTGGTGATCGCGACGAAGTTCGGGTGGGACATCGATCCCGCCGAACGCAAGCCAAGCGGTCGCGTGAGCAGCCGCCCCGAGGTGATCAAGGGTGTGGTGGACGGCTCGCTGCGCCGGCTCGGCGTCGACGCCATTGACCTCTACTATCAGCACCGCGTGGACCCCGATGTTCCCATCGAGGACGTCGCGGGAGCGGTCAAGGAACTGATTGAAGCCGGCAAGGTGAAGCACTTCGGCATGTCCGAAGCTTCAGCGGCGACCATTCGCCGGGCTCATGCAGTGCAGCCCCTGAGCGCTGTCCAAAGCGAGTACTCGCTCTGGTGGCGCCGTCCCGAGGAGCAAGTGCTGGCCGCGTGTGAGGAACTGGGCATTGGCTTTGTGCCCTACAGCCCGCTCGGCAAAGGCTTCCTGACGGGAACCATTACCGCGGCCACCAGTTTCGACGCCGGCAACGACATCCGCAGCACCATCCCCCGGTTCGCACCGGAAGCGCTTGAGCACAATGCCGCCGTCGTCGAACTGCTGGCGAGCATCGCGCAACGCAAGGGTGCGACGCCCGGTCAGATCGCTTTGGCCTGGCTCCTCGCGCAAAAGCCCTGGATCGTCCCGATCCCCGGTACGCGCAAACTGCACCGTTTGGAGGAAAACATCGGCGCCGCCAACGTCGAATTGTCTGAGAAGGAACTGGGCGAGATTCAGGACGCTGCGTCCAAGATCCAGGTGCAGGGTGGGCGCTACAACGACGCCGCAGAACAGATGACCAACCTCTAG
- a CDS encoding PepSY domain-containing protein: protein MNKVRKIAAGVALMGAVAGGGALTAMALPANAATTDTSTASPSAPASKGAAHGNETALTGDTATKVKDAVLAANSGSTVENMTTEDDGSAAYEAHITKTDGTHATVKLDANFKVTATETGGPGGGKGGHGNHGNETDLTGDTATKVKDAVLAANSGATVENMTTEDDGSAAYEAHITKTDGTHATVKLDANFKVTATETGGPGH from the coding sequence GTGAACAAAGTCCGGAAAATCGCTGCGGGCGTTGCATTGATGGGCGCCGTCGCAGGCGGCGGCGCTCTTACCGCCATGGCCCTGCCGGCCAACGCCGCAACCACTGACACCTCCACCGCCAGCCCGTCCGCACCTGCATCGAAAGGGGCCGCGCACGGGAACGAAACAGCCCTGACGGGTGACACGGCCACCAAGGTCAAGGACGCCGTCCTCGCCGCCAACTCCGGTTCCACGGTCGAGAACATGACCACCGAAGACGACGGTAGCGCCGCCTACGAAGCACACATCACCAAGACGGACGGCACCCACGCCACCGTCAAACTCGATGCCAACTTCAAGGTCACCGCAACCGAAACCGGCGGCCCGGGAGGCGGTAAGGGCGGCCACGGCAACCACGGAAATGAGACCGACCTCACCGGCGACACCGCCACCAAGGTCAAGGACGCCGTCCTCGCCGCCAACTCCGGTGCCACAGTCGAGAACATGACCACCGAAGACGACGGCAGCGCCGCCTACGAAGCACACATCACCAAGACGGACGGCACCCACGCCACCGTCAAACTCGATGCGAACTTCAAGGTCACCGCAACCGAAACCGGCGGCCCTGGGCACTAA